A region of the Drosophila subpulchrella strain 33 F10 #4 breed RU33 chromosome 3L, RU_Dsub_v1.1 Primary Assembly, whole genome shotgun sequence genome:
atgtACCTACATTAACCAATTTCCatgaattgcattttcttgtATTGTTTTGCACAACCGGGGAAAATTGCTAACCATTGAGAACTCAAAGTTCAGATAGTAACTTTTGAAGAGCTTTATGGATCAAAAAAGAGCAGTAATggtttatttacatttataagtTGGAATGACGACACTCTTTGTGTATTTCATTTATCTTAATATTCAAGAATccaaaaaataatcaaacaaAGAAATttgctttttttaaaattatagatAAACTATAGATAAGCAAAATAAACACAGTTTTTAATTTCCAGTAAGCAAATACCGTGTCATATTTCCTGAGATAACGATAACTAGACCAGAACACCATTGTGATATTAGAACTGCAGTTACTAAGAAGAAAACTTTTTACTGTTTTATAGTTTTTCAAATAAAgatgaaattataaaaaaacgCAGCTGTATTTCTGATTTCACAATTTCAGGTCAAGTTACGTTATTTTGTGCAAAAATGACGTGTATTTAGAGCTCATAAAGAATTTAGAGTAAAAGTCTAAATCATTCAGATTCTTCTCGCGAATGGATGATGTCGGTTTTTTCGATGGAAAtatgctagaataaataaAGACTCCTAATCAGGGACCGTAAATAAAAGTTATTTCTTATTAAACGTAAGAATAAATCTCTTTTTGGTCTTGTCCACAAAGTATCAAACAATCAGCAAATTTGGAACACAAAAAAACTATATTAACGCTTGactacaaaatacattttaaaatttcactAGGCCTtatgaaatgaaaatcttaAGAATTCTTATTCGGTGCCtgcttttaaatatgtattaaCGGCCATTAAGTTTAACGGAAATTTTCAAGTGTTGGAAAGGAAGCGTACAAAAATGGAATAATCGATAGACAATTATCGCGTTTTGTAGACATATCGACGGAAACGAGATAGAATGCCACcctaaatttataaagttataGCCAAAGATCCAAAGATGCATGCAACCCGAATGGGTTTAAAAGATCTAACCGTCGACTGTCTGCTTTGCATCTTTGACTACTGCTCGGAGGCGGATCTTCTGTGCCTGTGCAAGGCGGATCCGGCTCTGGAGCGTATAATAGACACTCACTATTTCTACCCACTTTGCTACGACCTCCTACTTTGTGGTCACCGGAATAATCCCAGAATCGAACAGAGGTAGGTGATGTGATTAAGTAAATACCCAAGATTACATCATGACCCTTGATAACCTTTCAGGAACCGAAAACGACAGAAAAACTATGAACGGATTGAGGTGTCCAAGAACTGGGTTAGTGGAACCTATTTCGAACGCCCCTACTTCCACCATGCCCAGATGTTTCCCACCAAACTGTGCCTGGAGGCGAACTACCTGTACATTACCCATGCCGGTTACTTGCGGAAGTACCGGCGCACCAGCTACGATGCACTGCAGCGTCGCTATGAGGAGGAGATCAGTACGTCCACCCAAACAGATATCTCCGATTTCGTCAAGAAGCAGGACACCATATTCGCGGGACGGGTGTGCGGATCGTGCTTTCATTACGATGCCGATGGCATTACGGAACAAAGGATGCATCCGGCCAACGAGTACCTGTACTGCGTGGACTTTGTCAAAGATCTGTTCGCCACCAGTACCGATACCTGCTGCAAACTGTGGCAGCGGAATCAGGAGTTCGGGATGACGCACTTCGACATGGTGATGAATCTGCCGCTCGCCTTTAGATCCCTTGAACTCAGTTCAGATGGCCAGTGGCTATATGGGGGTCTCTACTCGGACAAGGGTGACCGCCGGGCTCTGAGGGCCGTCCACGTGGAAAGGTAATCTTTAATCTTAGGTTTAATGGTTTTTATATTGTCAAACTAAGTTCACTGGGAAACAAAGTTGAATGTTTCATTAGGTGATACTAGATAAACATAGTTAGGGAGTTTATCGAATGGTATTGTTTAACACAATGGTGATTTAGTTAATACCATacttatattttcttttaaataagAACTTGGTCATTATGTGTTGTAGAAGAAAGATTTCTTTTGATCATAATTTTTGTATGTCATGTATgctaactaaaatgtatttttcaaCAGTGGCGAGGAAGTGATTTTCAACTCAAACACGATGGCCATTTACGACCTAAAACTGAAAGATGACCAAGTTATCTTCACGGCGAACTTCGACGCGACGTTTAGGATGTTTGATCGACGCATCGATCGAGATGTGGCAATTTGGGAGGATCCCTTCGACTCATCATTTTATTCGCTGGAGTACGATGGACTGTATGCGGCGCTGGTCGGCACCAACAGACATTCACGGGTCAATCTGTACGATATAAGAATGCCACAATATGTACAATTATACTTTCCGGGCAGGACGCGAGAGCACAAAGCATTTTCACCCGTGTACAGCCTTGCATGTGATAGCCAATATATGTTTGTTGCCACCGATCATAACCTTCGAGTGTTTGACTTTAAGGCGAACTGCGGAATTCGAAGGGACTACAGCAATATTAACGGACTTATGAAAAGATAATTATATCCGTCGGATCACCAAATATACTTGTAAAATGTAGAACACCTATATATGTTCAATGGTCATTATTTTCATGGGCCAACATTAAATGTTTAACCAAAAAATAGAAGTTCAAATGCTGTgctatattattatattgctTGTTCTTATTAACTTGAAAAAATTGTACCTATTTTATTACTGAATGAGTTTATGATAAAAGTAGTTTTAGCAATAAGGAGATGTCAATTTTTGCCTTCTAATTGTGCgatacattttacaaaaattaggACATATTAGGAATCAGTAAAGCATTTCCATTTGGAATCGTTCGTTTGGCTAtggaaaaattatatttaagtaaAGTTTTGGTCACtcctaaattaaattttgaatgATTTTTGTGACTCCAAAAGAACAACAGTTTGTTTTAAACAAGTTTTATTGACCTGCCAACAAATTGGATCCTATCATAACATGACCACAAACTTATATTCTAAAAAGAAACTTTAAGACATCCACTTAAATCATGTACACAAACGATAGGGTAAAAACTTATAGGTATACATGAATATTGTCGAAGGACATGGGCATATCATTAGGTGTATGCAATACATGCTCTTGAACTATTTGTTGCGCGCGAGACTTTCAATTGCGGTTCCATTGTTAAGTATTTGTAATACTTTTCCGAGAGCTAACATCTATCACTGTAGAAAAGAAACTAAAAACTACCGAAATTGTAGAAGATTGCAAGGTAGTAACATATGGTAAAATGTTACGCGGAGGAAAATTAAGACATAAATTGTGGTTCGGCATTTGATTGGGCCAAAATTCGTTGCTTGCTAGCAGGCACTTTATCCATTCAGTAATTTCATGCATTTACATTTTGTGCGTCCTCAAATTACAACTAAAGCCGAGAGAGAATTACGATAAATACCGAGATAAACTGCGAAGGATCAAAGTCATTGCCATTGCCTTATAGATCTTAGGTCTACTGTACAATGCACTACAATCGGATGGCCCACATCGGGTGCCCTCGGGAGGAACATGTGGTTACAGCGACTATCTAGTGGAGTGTTTGCTTGTGGGCGCCTTCTCTGGTGGCTCATCCGCCGAGGGCAGCGTCGTTGCGCCCTCGCCGGCATCCGATGCTGTGTGGATGGGATGCTCAACTCCGTCGTTGAGGGCGGCTGCCAGCTCGCCGTTGAATTGCAGCAGACAACCCAGCGCACCAAAGTATCCCTCGTGCTCCAGGAAGAGACCCTTCATTGTGCCATTGGACCAGAACTCCATGGCGTAGGCCAATAGCTTCATGGAAATGGGGTTCACTCGCAGAAAGTTGCCCACAAAGACGACCTGGAAAGGATTAATATGTAAGGTTAAGTTTAAGTTTTGGAcctttaatattgttttaaaatctTACCCTATCGATCTTCTCATTCAGCGCACACATCCTTGCTATGGAGCCAATATTGTTCGTTATTGTGACCAGTGTGGCATTGGCCAAATCCTCACGTGTTACCGAAACACGTTTGTCATTGAGGTGCATCTGGCCAAA
Encoded here:
- the LOC119552655 gene encoding F-box/WD repeat-containing protein 4, translating into MHATRMGLKDLTVDCLLCIFDYCSEADLLCLCKADPALERIIDTHYFYPLCYDLLLCGHRNNPRIEQRNRKRQKNYERIEVSKNWVSGTYFERPYFHHAQMFPTKLCLEANYLYITHAGYLRKYRRTSYDALQRRYEEEISTSTQTDISDFVKKQDTIFAGRVCGSCFHYDADGITEQRMHPANEYLYCVDFVKDLFATSTDTCCKLWQRNQEFGMTHFDMVMNLPLAFRSLELSSDGQWLYGGLYSDKGDRRALRAVHVESGEEVIFNSNTMAIYDLKLKDDQVIFTANFDATFRMFDRRIDRDVAIWEDPFDSSFYSLEYDGLYAALVGTNRHSRVNLYDIRMPQYVQLYFPGRTREHKAFSPVYSLACDSQYMFVATDHNLRVFDFKANCGIRRDYSNINGLMKR